In Roseiconus lacunae, one genomic interval encodes:
- a CDS encoding multiheme c-type cytochrome: MSNSYRHLTIAFLACTVLLVGCKQASPPEAAATRDRSVQPDRRTGSSGKPELNSREVAQSSDDSMPSGYVGTATCATCHDERHASFLHTHHSRSLRLIDPDSDQSNGCTIEHQKSWRRYEVVKKEGRLFHREYKRFGSDPSDTVPVNELPARYVMGSGAFANGYLLADGDYLMQSPVTWYANQNSFAMAPGYDKPDQLGMTRMIDDECLFCHAGLVSRKESNPRKSMIHELAIGCERCHGPGLEHTKLYRSITASLTQATAIEDTKIVNPSDLDRLELESICAQCHLQGEVVVHAARRNIWDFRPGEDLAATRLHYQTQAAGDFNKVFTGHFDQLWQSECYLQSETLTCVTCHDSHPSGPSESQPEERRRQQRRDQCDQCHHERGCPVAIDEREQSNRNDCVACHMPSLESEVPHTSTTSHLIAVYRDGKPQNISVDPAGLKQIQPDTTLPKTEELRRRTIAEMYYAVDQAQLGNFDLLDQYDLDSINPGLRNDRERAGEITSLIARLADLKSQRMASDPAAVGSAVWLKRQSLEAAMRVVKMDRRPDRSREAALEILGPGMLDAGQTAGAIDALGELTRIRRVAGDHYNLALVLARARRMDDAERLLREAIQIDGSYAPAYRSLSILYRTANPPMSRQAATMADRLRMMPKVIKDE; encoded by the coding sequence ATGTCTAATTCCTATCGTCACCTCACGATCGCTTTTCTTGCATGTACTGTCTTGTTGGTAGGATGCAAGCAGGCGTCTCCGCCCGAGGCTGCGGCCACACGGGACCGCAGCGTTCAACCCGATCGCAGAACGGGTAGTTCCGGCAAGCCCGAGTTGAATTCGCGCGAAGTCGCTCAAAGCTCAGACGATTCGATGCCATCGGGATACGTTGGCACTGCGACCTGTGCGACTTGCCATGACGAACGCCATGCGAGTTTCCTTCACACGCACCACAGTCGCTCGCTGCGACTGATCGATCCAGACAGTGATCAATCAAACGGTTGCACGATCGAACATCAGAAAAGCTGGCGGCGCTATGAGGTTGTCAAAAAAGAGGGGCGACTGTTCCACCGCGAATACAAACGGTTCGGTTCAGATCCCAGCGACACCGTGCCGGTCAACGAGCTTCCAGCCAGGTATGTGATGGGGAGCGGGGCATTCGCCAACGGGTACTTGCTCGCAGACGGTGATTACCTAATGCAGTCCCCGGTCACTTGGTATGCCAATCAAAACAGCTTCGCGATGGCCCCCGGGTATGATAAGCCGGATCAGTTGGGAATGACCCGAATGATCGATGACGAGTGTTTGTTTTGCCACGCGGGTCTTGTCAGTCGAAAAGAAAGTAATCCTCGCAAGTCGATGATTCATGAATTGGCGATCGGTTGCGAACGATGTCATGGACCGGGTCTTGAACACACCAAACTTTATCGATCGATTACAGCGTCACTGACGCAAGCTACGGCGATCGAAGACACGAAGATCGTCAATCCTTCCGATTTAGATCGCCTTGAGCTGGAATCGATCTGCGCCCAGTGCCACCTCCAGGGCGAGGTTGTTGTACATGCGGCACGGCGGAATATTTGGGATTTCAGGCCCGGCGAAGACTTGGCCGCAACACGTCTACACTACCAAACCCAGGCCGCGGGTGATTTCAATAAGGTGTTCACTGGCCACTTCGACCAGCTTTGGCAGAGCGAATGCTACCTCCAGTCAGAAACATTAACTTGTGTGACGTGTCATGACTCGCACCCTAGTGGACCTTCAGAGAGTCAACCAGAGGAACGTCGCCGGCAACAGCGACGTGACCAATGTGACCAATGTCATCATGAGCGAGGTTGTCCTGTCGCGATCGACGAACGAGAACAAAGCAACCGCAATGATTGTGTCGCCTGTCACATGCCGTCACTCGAAAGCGAAGTCCCGCACACTAGTACGACCAGTCATCTGATTGCGGTCTACCGTGATGGGAAGCCGCAAAATATCAGTGTCGATCCGGCGGGGTTAAAACAAATTCAACCCGATACGACTCTGCCGAAAACAGAGGAGTTGCGCCGTCGTACAATCGCGGAAATGTATTACGCCGTCGACCAAGCCCAGTTAGGCAACTTTGACCTGCTGGACCAATACGATCTCGATTCGATTAATCCGGGATTGCGAAACGATCGTGAGCGCGCCGGCGAAATCACATCGCTTATCGCCCGGTTGGCCGATCTTAAATCGCAACGGATGGCGAGTGATCCCGCTGCCGTCGGCTCTGCGGTGTGGTTGAAACGACAATCGCTCGAAGCGGCGATGCGGGTCGTCAAAATGGATCGGCGACCTGATCGATCGCGAGAAGCGGCACTCGAAATCCTTGGTCCGGGGATGTTGGATGCCGGTCAGACCGCAGGCGCGATTGACGCCCTTGGCGAGTTGACGAGAATCCGGCGTGTGGCTGGTGATCACTACAACCTTGCGCTGGTGTTGGCCCGCGCGCGTCGGATGGATGATGCCGAGCGTTTGCTGCGCGAAGCGATTCAGATCGACGGCAGTTATGCCCCGGCCTATCGATCGCTTTCGATTCTGTACCGCACTGCCAATCCCCCGATGTCCCGGCAAGCCGCCACGATGGCGGATCGTTTAAGAATGATGCCGAAAGTGATAAAGGACGAGTAG
- a CDS encoding FG-GAP-like repeat-containing protein, with protein MLSRSPASGVPLVAAWDLVATVLLICGAVGCGKSDTETRLEDSSTSQMSPVTDDSSASNASATTADPLNESTVTKPDTGSSDGDQTTTGEAHSGLVMSRERQIDAALNAQDDQRFGEAIAILQQLVLQDPKDYVCIFHLANAEAGRGNLELATELLAEIPPTAPDSGLPALGVAADWYMQLENYELAERRYRQILQLAPQFNIARRRLAFLLNRQGRRHEANALVRELCRAGDVMQDELFGLIVESDAMYDSAGSENDSVRSPRQTSAADDRSYRPIGPLAEARYEFTRQRYSRAVEILQPSIESGNASQAAIAFYGLAAAEGQLEQSFRQWFTRTNESTQVFPEYWSAIGTYLLRETRYREAVGALAEAIRLDASDHRSVRRLIQCFRSLDDPEKETAFQTRYKHLNRAISLGNEVADATEPKTRSDKMAELADQLIQLDRPLEAILWKSLALGAMPNHRTELQQLGQSLQTVVASRSGFPNAAQRWCGVDLSSFEKPRLSADDVDVASRDESLPKPTKRQAQPARFQNVAPDVNLNHGYDVATKPQPNRFAIYQQLGGGVAVIDYDLDGWGDLYLAQGAADPPKFEAERSNQLLRHIPGRATSLLDQTEAAGLTQRQYTIGVTSGDWNQDGFPDLAISNLGINQLWINRGDGTFDSRNLDRQADFERCVSSIAMGDLTGDHLPDLVALNYLRDPDLIRRPALDTDGNVAASIAPLEFQPALDSLYQNSVTGDFARRSIGNLPDDACTGLGVMIANVDQQLGNECFVGNDALQNQLWKQTQEGSLLDVAIATGCAYGAHSLATAAMGIAAADFDRSGTLDFHITNFSKEPVSLYLGRDGTFRDLAIRFGLAPESTPMVGFGTQPLDYDNDGWIDLIVTNGHVDDLGHKGETFRQPMQLFANLGDRFETIASDDDRYWNAPHLGRALASLDFNRDGRLDCVITHIAEPTALLVNQTETDHHWLQLRLIGTASERDAVGAHVTVVAGDQQFEHWVCSGDGYLCKNESIIHVGLGDIPTVDQIIVRWPTGTREVFQMSDIDQRATLVEGQSGE; from the coding sequence ATGCTCTCTCGTTCGCCTGCCTCCGGCGTCCCCCTCGTCGCGGCTTGGGATCTTGTCGCGACTGTCCTGCTGATTTGTGGGGCAGTTGGATGCGGAAAGAGCGACACGGAGACGCGACTCGAAGATTCTTCGACGTCTCAGATGTCGCCCGTCACCGATGATTCGAGTGCGTCGAATGCTTCGGCAACCACCGCGGACCCTTTGAACGAATCCACCGTTACAAAGCCGGATACGGGTTCATCGGATGGCGATCAAACGACCACCGGCGAGGCTCATTCCGGTCTCGTAATGTCTCGCGAGCGCCAAATCGATGCGGCACTCAATGCCCAAGACGATCAACGGTTTGGAGAAGCCATCGCTATTCTTCAGCAGCTTGTATTGCAGGACCCGAAAGACTACGTCTGCATCTTCCATCTTGCCAATGCCGAAGCCGGCCGGGGGAACCTAGAACTCGCAACCGAACTGTTGGCCGAAATCCCTCCGACTGCTCCGGATTCAGGATTACCTGCATTAGGCGTCGCAGCAGACTGGTACATGCAGCTGGAAAACTACGAATTGGCCGAACGCCGGTATCGCCAGATCTTGCAACTTGCCCCCCAGTTCAATATTGCGCGACGACGACTAGCATTTTTACTCAATCGCCAAGGTCGACGCCATGAAGCCAATGCCCTTGTCCGCGAACTGTGCCGCGCCGGTGACGTGATGCAGGACGAACTGTTCGGATTGATCGTCGAATCCGATGCGATGTATGACTCGGCAGGCAGCGAGAACGATTCTGTTCGTTCGCCGCGACAAACGTCTGCCGCCGATGATCGCTCGTATCGACCTATCGGTCCGCTCGCCGAGGCGCGGTACGAATTCACACGCCAACGATATTCCCGAGCAGTCGAGATACTGCAACCGTCGATCGAAAGTGGCAATGCCTCTCAAGCCGCGATCGCCTTTTACGGTCTCGCCGCCGCCGAAGGGCAATTGGAACAATCGTTTCGGCAATGGTTCACGAGGACCAATGAATCGACTCAAGTGTTTCCTGAATACTGGTCGGCGATCGGCACCTATCTGCTTCGTGAAACTCGCTATCGTGAAGCGGTCGGCGCACTGGCCGAGGCGATCCGTCTGGACGCTTCTGATCACCGCAGCGTCCGGCGTCTGATCCAGTGTTTTCGCTCTTTGGATGATCCCGAGAAGGAAACCGCATTCCAAACACGATACAAGCACCTCAATCGTGCGATAAGTTTGGGAAATGAAGTTGCGGACGCGACCGAGCCAAAGACTCGCTCCGACAAAATGGCTGAACTTGCCGATCAGTTAATTCAACTCGACAGACCGCTCGAAGCTATCCTTTGGAAATCGCTCGCGTTGGGTGCGATGCCGAATCACCGAACAGAACTGCAGCAACTCGGTCAATCTCTGCAAACCGTGGTCGCTTCGAGAAGCGGTTTCCCCAATGCGGCACAGCGATGGTGTGGCGTTGATTTATCTTCGTTTGAGAAGCCTCGTCTATCAGCCGACGATGTCGATGTGGCAAGCCGCGACGAGTCGCTGCCTAAACCCACCAAACGTCAGGCTCAACCGGCAAGATTCCAAAACGTCGCCCCCGATGTTAATCTCAACCACGGTTACGACGTTGCGACGAAACCTCAGCCGAACCGGTTTGCGATTTATCAGCAGCTCGGTGGCGGCGTTGCGGTGATCGACTACGACCTCGACGGCTGGGGTGACCTGTACCTCGCGCAGGGCGCTGCCGATCCACCGAAGTTCGAAGCGGAACGCTCGAATCAATTGTTGCGACACATTCCCGGCCGAGCGACTTCGCTTCTCGATCAAACCGAAGCCGCGGGGCTAACACAGCGTCAATACACAATCGGAGTGACCTCGGGTGATTGGAACCAAGACGGGTTTCCTGATCTTGCGATTAGCAACTTGGGCATCAATCAACTTTGGATCAATCGTGGTGATGGCACATTCGATTCTCGAAATCTTGATCGCCAAGCGGACTTCGAGCGTTGTGTTTCTTCGATCGCAATGGGCGACCTGACCGGCGATCACCTTCCCGATCTTGTTGCCTTGAATTACTTACGTGACCCTGATTTGATTCGACGGCCAGCACTCGACACCGATGGTAACGTGGCCGCTTCCATTGCTCCGTTGGAGTTTCAACCAGCGCTCGACAGCCTTTACCAAAATTCTGTGACCGGCGATTTCGCCCGTCGTTCAATCGGAAACTTGCCCGATGATGCCTGCACCGGTTTGGGCGTGATGATCGCGAACGTTGATCAACAACTTGGCAATGAGTGCTTTGTTGGGAACGACGCGCTTCAAAATCAGCTCTGGAAACAAACGCAGGAAGGAAGCTTGCTGGATGTCGCGATCGCGACCGGCTGTGCCTACGGTGCTCATAGTTTGGCGACCGCGGCAATGGGAATCGCCGCGGCGGACTTTGATCGTAGTGGAACGCTAGACTTTCATATCACCAACTTTTCGAAGGAACCGGTCAGTTTGTACCTTGGTCGCGACGGGACGTTTCGTGACCTTGCAATTCGTTTTGGCCTGGCCCCGGAAAGCACACCGATGGTTGGATTCGGAACTCAACCGCTTGATTACGACAATGATGGCTGGATTGACTTAATCGTCACCAACGGCCACGTCGATGATCTCGGCCACAAGGGAGAGACTTTTCGACAACCGATGCAGCTATTCGCAAATCTCGGCGACCGATTCGAAACAATCGCTAGTGATGATGATCGGTACTGGAATGCACCCCATCTGGGACGTGCGCTCGCGTCGCTCGATTTTAATCGTGACGGAAGACTTGATTGTGTGATTACCCATATCGCCGAACCTACGGCGCTCCTGGTCAACCAAACCGAGACAGACCATCATTGGTTACAGCTTCGTTTGATCGGGACCGCCAGCGAACGAGACGCGGTCGGTGCCCATGTCACGGTGGTCGCCGGCGATCAGCAATTCGAGCACTGGGTGTGTTCCGGCGATGGCTACCTATGCAAGAATGAATCGATCATCCACGTTGGTCTTGGAGACATTCCGACGGTTGACCAAATCATCGTACGTTGGCCCACCGGTACCCGGGAAGTGTTTCAAATGAGCGATATTGATCAGCGAGCAACTCTGGTGGAAGGGCAGAGTGGTGAATAG
- a CDS encoding beta strand repeat-containing protein: METKRKVIVESLEGRQLLAADTGFIDSLPTAAEANFGEVVVTEEGREACLAFRAVGAPEGEEVAAGILASPPVAGNVDVSAAIVQQPGPLDVGDPFTSEITFENAGPGSAENTNLTVTFDAGLTGVTWEREVQRTNPATIMVGDITDTTGFAVTGASGIDQSGLPVSGLGDINNDGIDDFAVGVSDALYVIYGDNSGLDDFDLGAIDGTNGFVFNGFGSVGGIVQAQNAGDVNNDGIDDIVLGNSSESPGGLAGAGEAYVIFGSGAFGSSFDVGTLDGTNGFRVPGIAEGSSLGESVDGAGDINNDGFDDVIVGASGSALASVEGEAYVIFGAGSFASGTVSPAGLDGNNGFSIATSETGARLGGSVSGIGDFNGDMIDDLIVSASGSGTGKVYIVFGDGSYGASFDVGSMPTVAGIEISGSQLSSLGLGADLIGDANGDGLADVTVIDGAGVSSNAYVLYGSNSLTGAFDLSSLNGTNGYVLPFDFQVFAGKGGDFNGDGLADAVFANADFVGGFVVFGTDQALPSSVNPLTLDGTNGFKVESSTLEDAAFIGSFAGDVDGDGFDDVIFGAPFSQPSSGFGSFGRSYVINGQGTTLTNGSGDINDTFDLQPGDQVIYRVDATIAAGAMTSTTVDAVATVDPGETEDDPLNNSASAVTTITASDVTPPEVVDVIVSSSAWSNAMIDVVDGAGAGNGLGLSLPGAEQTRPAPWASGIDTIYVVFSEDVGSTFTAANLSFIGTTQADYLPSATVQYGVDGPNVGTITLSQPILRDSLLLQIRDAVTDAAGNALDGEWTDDVSNQSGNGTAGGDLNFRFNVLFGDADGDGFVGTPDIGIVFAALGTSPSDVISSRVDIDADQFIGTPDIGLVFSRLGTGTPAAPPIPAALAGGTSPTAIDQAFLEEDLLNGSGEGELGLDLF; encoded by the coding sequence TTGGAAACGAAACGCAAGGTGATCGTCGAATCGCTCGAGGGGCGGCAACTGCTTGCCGCCGACACGGGGTTTATCGATTCATTGCCGACTGCCGCGGAAGCGAATTTTGGTGAGGTCGTCGTCACCGAAGAGGGCCGGGAAGCCTGTTTGGCATTTCGCGCGGTGGGAGCTCCCGAGGGCGAAGAGGTCGCCGCCGGAATTCTGGCTTCGCCGCCAGTCGCCGGCAACGTTGATGTTTCTGCGGCGATCGTGCAGCAGCCGGGGCCGCTGGACGTGGGCGACCCGTTTACATCCGAAATTACGTTTGAAAACGCGGGCCCCGGTTCGGCCGAAAATACAAACTTGACGGTCACCTTTGACGCAGGGTTGACCGGGGTGACGTGGGAAAGAGAAGTCCAACGCACCAACCCTGCCACCATCATGGTCGGCGACATCACCGACACGACCGGATTCGCTGTGACCGGTGCCTCTGGGATCGATCAATCCGGGTTGCCCGTTTCGGGGCTTGGAGACATTAATAATGACGGCATCGATGACTTCGCCGTCGGTGTGAGCGATGCGTTGTATGTGATCTACGGTGACAACAGCGGCCTGGACGATTTTGATCTGGGGGCGATCGATGGCACCAACGGATTCGTCTTTAATGGCTTTGGATCGGTCGGCGGAATTGTCCAAGCCCAGAATGCTGGCGACGTCAATAACGATGGCATCGACGACATCGTCTTGGGGAATTCCAGTGAGTCGCCGGGCGGCTTGGCGGGTGCCGGTGAAGCCTACGTGATCTTCGGTTCGGGAGCGTTTGGAAGCAGCTTTGATGTCGGGACGCTTGATGGTACCAATGGTTTTCGAGTTCCCGGGATCGCCGAAGGTAGCTCGCTCGGTGAAAGTGTCGACGGAGCCGGCGACATCAATAACGATGGTTTCGACGATGTGATTGTCGGCGCATCGGGCAGCGCGTTGGCATCGGTCGAAGGCGAAGCGTACGTGATCTTCGGCGCAGGATCATTCGCGAGCGGAACGGTGTCGCCCGCTGGATTGGACGGAAATAACGGTTTCTCGATTGCCACGTCCGAGACCGGAGCCCGATTGGGGGGAAGTGTCAGTGGGATCGGTGATTTCAACGGTGACATGATCGACGATCTGATCGTATCCGCTTCAGGTTCGGGGACGGGCAAGGTCTACATTGTCTTTGGTGACGGCAGTTATGGCGCTTCCTTTGATGTCGGTTCGATGCCGACGGTCGCTGGCATCGAAATCTCTGGATCACAGCTCTCCAGTCTTGGCCTCGGCGCCGACTTGATCGGAGATGCCAATGGCGATGGCTTGGCGGATGTCACCGTTATCGATGGTGCCGGTGTCTCCTCCAACGCGTACGTCCTGTACGGTTCGAATTCGCTGACGGGCGCGTTCGATCTTTCATCGCTGAACGGAACCAATGGCTATGTGTTGCCATTCGATTTCCAGGTGTTTGCCGGCAAGGGCGGTGACTTTAACGGAGATGGATTGGCCGACGCCGTGTTTGCCAATGCGGACTTCGTCGGTGGGTTCGTTGTCTTTGGTACCGATCAGGCGCTTCCATCGAGCGTCAATCCGCTGACCCTTGACGGGACCAATGGTTTCAAGGTGGAGTCGTCGACGTTAGAGGATGCGGCGTTTATCGGATCGTTCGCCGGCGATGTCGACGGGGATGGGTTTGATGATGTGATTTTCGGAGCACCGTTCTCGCAACCGTCATCCGGATTCGGATCATTCGGTCGATCGTACGTCATCAATGGACAGGGGACGACGCTGACCAATGGCAGCGGAGACATCAATGACACGTTTGATTTGCAACCCGGCGATCAGGTGATTTACCGAGTCGACGCGACGATCGCAGCGGGCGCGATGACGTCCACCACCGTCGATGCGGTCGCGACGGTCGATCCCGGTGAAACCGAGGACGATCCGTTGAATAACAGCGCCTCGGCCGTCACCACCATCACCGCATCGGACGTCACGCCACCTGAAGTGGTGGATGTGATCGTTTCCTCATCCGCTTGGTCAAATGCGATGATCGACGTCGTCGATGGAGCGGGGGCCGGGAATGGACTGGGGCTTTCATTGCCCGGAGCGGAGCAGACCCGTCCGGCTCCTTGGGCATCAGGAATCGATACGATCTATGTTGTCTTTAGCGAAGACGTCGGTTCTACATTTACCGCCGCTAACCTCTCATTCATTGGGACAACCCAGGCCGACTATCTACCTTCAGCAACGGTCCAGTACGGAGTTGATGGTCCAAATGTGGGAACCATCACACTAAGCCAACCAATTTTGCGAGACTCTTTGCTGTTGCAGATTCGCGATGCGGTCACCGATGCTGCTGGAAACGCTCTCGATGGTGAGTGGACCGACGATGTTAGCAACCAGTCAGGGAACGGAACTGCTGGTGGTGACTTGAACTTCCGCTTCAACGTGTTGTTCGGCGATGCCGATGGCGACGGCTTTGTTGGTACTCCCGACATTGGGATTGTCTTTGCTGCTTTGGGAACCTCACCGTCAGACGTCATTTCCTCACGCGTCGACATTGATGCGGATCAATTCATCGGGACTCCAGATATCGGGCTGGTCTTTAGCCGGCTCGGCACCGGAACGCCCGCCGCGCCGCCAATCCCAGCTGCTCTCGCCGGCGGGACTTCGCCTACAGCGATCGACCAGGCTTTTCTTGAAGAAGACTTGTTGAATGGATCGGGCGAAGGCGAGTTGGGATTAGATCTGTTCTAG
- a CDS encoding PEP-CTERM sorting domain-containing protein yields the protein MIKKTLLPIFACLCFATAAQADLVLNIGSATVDVSSRSGIAIASIDVFLENNGVVAENAFGYTLLYDLDPVSPLSLPLGITIPENNAVVSGNVFPGTIGLTVNSTAPANGDIAIAENQFSAVEFSPGESRLLHTINFRVDRSVAVEGDYQLVLNTAGNSDGIADSILTTYDPIASVGTLSITVTAIPEPSSCLFLAGLGGVVVSARRRRRS from the coding sequence ATGATCAAAAAAACTCTTCTTCCCATCTTCGCTTGTTTGTGCTTTGCCACGGCGGCTCAAGCTGACTTGGTGCTCAACATCGGCTCGGCGACTGTTGACGTCTCGTCGCGATCTGGAATAGCGATCGCTTCAATTGATGTGTTTCTCGAAAACAACGGCGTGGTCGCTGAAAACGCATTCGGCTACACATTGTTGTACGATCTTGATCCGGTTTCACCACTCAGTCTTCCGCTTGGTATCACCATTCCAGAAAACAACGCTGTCGTTTCTGGCAACGTTTTCCCAGGCACAATTGGTCTGACCGTTAACTCAACTGCTCCTGCTAACGGCGACATCGCAATTGCAGAGAATCAGTTTTCTGCGGTCGAATTTTCCCCCGGCGAAAGTCGCCTATTGCATACCATTAATTTTCGAGTCGACCGAAGCGTTGCGGTCGAAGGCGATTATCAACTGGTGCTCAATACGGCCGGGAACTCGGATGGGATCGCCGATTCGATTTTAACCACATACGATCCGATCGCCAGTGTGGGAACCCTTTCGATCACAGTCACCGCGATTCCGGAACCTTCGTCGTGCTTGTTCTTGGCGGGGCTTGGCGGGGTAGTCGTGTCGGCACGTCGGCGTCGACGGTCGTAG
- a CDS encoding hemolysin family protein produces MLLIVYLCVAIGFSFYCSIAEAVLLSITPSFIATLAKDKPKVAERLKHLKDNIDRPLAAILSLNTIAHTIGAAGVGAQAAVAFEDVSLGVVSAVMTLLILVFSEIIPKTLGALYWRSLGPIVATTVLVLIWLLYPLVWLSERLTKFLSGGKSHHTLTRDELGAMAEIGAQQGVLEEGESEVFRSLMRFPQITVADIMTPRVVVIAFPQSMTIGEFMEKQPELPVSRVPIYQENLDQVVGFVMRSELLLAAAKDDDDLPLSKLRREMMALDAGTSAKAAFDRLLGDRQHIALVTDQYGSTQGIVTLEDVIETLLGLEIVDEHDKSIDMQKLARKRWKERAKKMGLQIPDETQ; encoded by the coding sequence ATCCTGCTGATTGTCTATCTGTGCGTCGCGATTGGGTTTTCGTTTTATTGCAGTATCGCCGAGGCGGTCTTGCTTTCGATCACGCCCTCGTTCATCGCAACGTTAGCCAAGGACAAACCGAAGGTCGCCGAACGCCTGAAGCACCTGAAGGACAACATCGATCGTCCGCTGGCGGCAATTTTGAGTCTGAACACCATCGCCCACACCATCGGGGCGGCCGGGGTTGGGGCACAGGCAGCGGTCGCGTTCGAAGATGTTTCTCTCGGGGTGGTTAGCGCCGTGATGACGCTGCTGATCCTAGTGTTCAGCGAGATCATTCCCAAGACACTCGGTGCTCTCTATTGGCGATCACTCGGCCCGATCGTGGCGACGACCGTCCTGGTCTTGATCTGGTTGCTGTACCCGTTGGTTTGGCTCAGTGAGCGACTAACGAAGTTTCTTTCCGGAGGAAAAAGCCACCACACGTTGACCCGTGATGAACTCGGTGCGATGGCGGAGATCGGTGCCCAGCAAGGCGTGCTTGAAGAGGGCGAGTCGGAAGTGTTCCGTTCGTTGATGCGATTCCCACAAATCACTGTTGCCGACATCATGACCCCACGTGTCGTCGTGATCGCATTTCCACAATCGATGACGATTGGCGAGTTTATGGAAAAGCAGCCCGAATTACCGGTTTCACGTGTGCCGATTTATCAAGAGAATCTCGATCAAGTCGTTGGCTTTGTGATGCGATCCGAGTTGCTGCTCGCGGCCGCCAAAGACGATGACGATTTGCCGCTTTCGAAACTTCGCCGCGAAATGATGGCGCTCGACGCCGGTACGAGTGCGAAAGCCGCGTTCGATCGGCTGCTCGGCGATCGCCAGCACATCGCGTTGGTGACCGACCAATACGGAAGCACCCAGGGCATCGTGACACTCGAAGATGTCATCGAAACGTTGCTGGGGCTTGAGATTGTCGACGAGCACGACAAAAGCATTGACATGCAAAAATTGGCGCGAAAACGTTGGAAAGAACGTGCCAAGAAGATGGGGTTACAGATCCCGGATGAAACACAGTAG